The Drosophila simulans strain w501 chromosome 3R, Prin_Dsim_3.1, whole genome shotgun sequence genome contains the following window.
CATGGACGCACTAAGCGCAGCCTGCTAACCACTCTGGATGCCACCGTAAGTAGCCAAGGACACTGATAAATTCTGGGGTAGTTGTGCTAAATTATGCACCAGATGCGACATTAAATCATCATGTGACATTGAACGAATTGCGAAGCAAATTTCAATACCAATTACTTAGAACTTGAACTAAACCTACCTAGATAAACAGAACCATTTCTCTTACATTTTCatcatttatatacattttaaaactcTTTAAAGTTAGTAAACTTTATGTTTTACCGTGGGATATTTGAACGTTGTGAATTTACAAACGGGAGTTAATCAGAGTTAATCCGTAAATACAGCCCTTTGGTAACGGACAACTTTTGCGCGAAATTCATTACATGCTTGGGGTTAAAAATGTTTGGAGTTTGCAGGGTGCGATGGAAAACAGCCAAACCcgttttaattagtttcaaCGAGAGTGGGCGGGGCCAATGGTGGTAGGTTGGAATTTCAGTTGACCCCTGCGGCGCACAGGACATAACACATTCGCACCTCGGCACAAtgtcacgcccacaatttgcatgcaaaaatgaaataaatgcgGATGGCCGGCCAAATGGCTTAATATTGTTAACGCTATCACCCTGCTCCTCTGCTGATTTCCAGGACGGCCTTCACACGCCGCAGATTAGCCTGAGTTACACCCACGAGGGCAAGCGGGTCGTCGTCGACCTGCAGCGCAACGATCTCCTCCTGCCGGACTCCCACTTCCTGCGCTACCAAAATGCCAGCAGAGGAGCCACTCCTGGCCATGTGGTTACCACCTTTACCAAGACTGAGGTTGATTTATGCCATTATCAGGTATGTGACCATCCAATTCCTGcctttagtttttattttatatgcgACTATATTCTCATCTTATTTGCTTTACCCAACACAGGGACACATTCGTGGTAAACCAGAATCTGTGGTAGCGCTCTCCACCTGTGATGGTGCTCTGGATGGCATCGTAATCGATGGCAGGGAGACGTACTTCATCCATCCCCATGTCGACGGCAGGGGGCGACTCCAGGATGACCACTATCTGCTGAGGTGAGTTGTACTTTTTTGCCCCATTTATTAATATAGCTAAGTTATCAATcgtttttaaacaatttctagATTGATCATTTAATTTGACCGAGTAAACTAGTATCTATTTATTAATCTACATATATAGAACCCTCGATGAGTTCGCATTATGATAACGACCTATTTGAAGTTTATGGTGCCTCTTTCCCAGTCCACGATACCGATCAAGCCAATATTCTCCTTTCTAAACGGCGCTTATCTTATCGGGAGTTTATGCCCCCATCGACCCAAGCGATATATGTTTAACTTGGTTGTTATAAATGTTGGGTCAGTTGTGAATGTGTATTTTGAAGTTTACTGGCCAAATGTTTACCTATTTGTGggccacaaatatttgccttttcGGGTATATTTACCCAATTCCCTAACCAGGGCGAAATTCTCAACCATAACCGACCTACTCATTCATTATGTTTATGCGCCACCGGCACTTCCgttattaatttcttttgttgGCCACGGAAATATCAAATTACCTTCTATTTGTCTCCGCAGGCAGACAGACATGCATCCGACGAACGCCACCTGTGGCTATGATAACCACAGGGACGACCACAGTCACGACTACGAAAAGGCTGACGAGGATAACGGACTTGGAGGAGGGATTCCTTCACTGCCACTCCGCCTCGATGGCGGAGAATTCTCGAGGACCCTGCTCCGGAAGCGACGTCAGGCGGACGATAGCAGTCAATTGATCCGGGGGCCTTACAATGCCAACAAATACTCCAGCTACGTGGAACTGGTCATCGTGGTGGACAATAAGGTGTACAAAAATTTCCAAGAGAATACCAAGAAGGTGCACCAGTATTGCAAGGGCATTGCCAATATAATCAATGCGGTAAGTGATATTGGAGCTACGTTTCTAAAATAGTAAATCTAATCTATTGCTTTTACCCACTGTTAGCTCTATGTCCCCTTGAATATATTTGTGGcgctggtgggcgtggtgaTCTGGAACGAGAGCAACGAAATCGAGTTCTCCAGTGACGGCGACGTGACACTGCGAAATTTTTTGAACTACCGAAGCACAAAACTGGTGCTGGAGCATCCCAACGATAATGCCCAGCTGCTGACCAAGGAGAACTTCTCCGGCGGTGTGGTGGGCAAGGCCCTGAAGGGTCCCATCTGCACGTACGAGTTCTCCGGCGGAGTGAGCATGCAGCACAGTCCTAACCCGGCAATGGTGGCCACCACGATGGCCCACGAGATGGGGCACAACTTTGGCATGGAGCACGATACATCGGACTGTCATTGTCGGGATGAGAAGTGTGTGATGGCTGCCTCGAGTACCTCGTTTATTCCAGTTaactggagcagctgcagcattgATCAGCTCACGATAGCCTTCTCGCGCGGAATGAACTACTGCCTGAGAAACAAGCCGGAAAGGTTGTTCGAATCACCAACTTGCGGCAATGGTTTCGTTGAGCCTGGAGAACAGTGCGATTGCGGATTACCGGAGCACTGTGAAAATGCCTGTTGCAATGCCCACACCTGCATGTTGCACTCAAAAAATGCCACCTGTGCTACCGGAGAATGCTGTGATCTGACCACATGTCGACCCAAATTAGCGGGCAGTGCCTGTCGAGAGGCTGAAAACGAGTGCGATTTACCGGAGTACTGCACCGGGGAGTCTGAGTACTGTCCGACGGATGTCTTCCGGCGGGACACGGAACCCTGCGACGGCGGTCAAGCCTACTGCTTCCACGGCACATGTCGATCTCACTCCAATCAGTGTCGAATATTGTGGGGACCCACGGGTGATAACTCGGAGCATTGCTACAACAAGAACACGGAGGGCAGTCGGTTAGGAAATTGCGGCTACAATAGACTGAACAAGACTTTTTTGAGCTGCGAAGAGCAGCATGTCAATTGCGGAATGCTCCACTGCATCCACTTAAACGAACGACTCGAATTCGGGATGGAATCGGCGGCTGTGCTGTCCCATTCCTATATAAGTCACGATCGCAAGATTGTCGCTTGTCGCACTGCCCTGGTGGATCTTGGTTTGCAGACCACCGATCCCGGCCTTACGCCCAATGGAGCCAAATGCGGCGTGGATAAGATGTGTGTGGATCAGCGTTGCCTGCCGGTGGCCACGGTTCGGCAGACGGGCATGGGAAAGCCGTGCCCGGAGGattgcaatggcaatggcatctGCAACAGTCGGGGCCACTGCCACTGCGATGTAGGATTTGGCGGGGAATCGTGCTCGAAGGCAGGATCTGGAGGTTCCCCGGACAGTGGACCAGCCACAGATCCAAATGGTATGTTTAAAAAGCATCCTGAAGTCCGCAGATTTGACATGTTTTCCTTCTCTCTTGCAGGTTCCGTGGGCTTCAAGCGATTCCTTTACGTGCTCTTCTTCTTTGTGTTGCCCGTTGTGGCTCTCTTTTGGTTCCTCTATCACTGCTACAAGAACGGCATGCTGACGCGCGGAAAACTGGCGGACAATATGTATGTATCGACCTCCTCCTTCAGCACCGGCTCGAAAGAGGACACCACCAGTCCCGACAGCAGCATCTCCACCACACTAGCACCTAAACAGACCCCTGCACGCACTGCACCACCTCCACTACCACTGCACACCAATCGCCAGCTTTCTGGTGTTGTAACTAACACGGCTCCGGCCACCATTACTAACATACACTCCATTCTGCCGCGCCGCAAGTCCAATCCAGATGTAGTGCATCAGTTAAACATTCCGCCGCCCTCTGTGCCAAAAAGCCATAGCACCCAAGAGGTGCGACCAAAGCCGGCCACCTTGAAACCTCTAACTCTCCTGCCCTCCACGCACACAACCtccaataacaacaacactgAGTCACTTAACAAGAATGACAAGAGCAACACGAACAACAGCACACTGAGACGCAAGCTGGATATCACGGCTCCGCGGCTGAATGCCACCACAAACCCACTGGCACTCACCGAGGGCGCCCAGTTCATACAGAGCGACCCCGCGAGGTGCGCCAAATACTAAACCACAAATTAACTACAGTGAAATACGCTTGCACTGCCACAGAAATACAGCATGACTTTGCGCTTGGCCCATGGCATTTAAATATCATTGCagaatttttaagaatttatatTGAGCTCGGAAATCAGATGGGTTCAGTGTTGTAGAACAAGAATTATAACCCTATCCTAGGTTCTTTTTATATTAGGTTTCTCATaactaaatacatatatagtcGTTATATTAAGAAATCCTCAATCCTAGATTGTGAATAAAGCGAACACAAAAAtagtatataaaaaaatagtaagTGATTTAGAGAAAGtatttaagaattttttaaaatctgCAATTGTATATTGATAATTCGGAAAACCGAAGACAACTCTTTTCATTTAAACACGGTGCCCGTTCGAACTTTTGTGTTAATGCCACATAACCAATTCCCACAATCCCCACTAACATAGTccataatttgaatttgttccTAGTTTTACTTTTCCTAATTTTGTATGTTTTGCAATAAATGTGACGCTTTAACTTTTGGTGTTGGTTTAATGTTTGCCTTGCTGTTTGTATGTCTACTTTCCTAAAAGCTATGTTTTAGTAACTCTAGCACTGGTGTTTGGTTAATGCACGTTTTTGATTTGGTATGTTACACAACTGAACTTTAAATGCTTTGTTCGCTGAACTTCATTTCATCATATTAATCCCTATACTTGATTGTCCTTGCAGCTTAAAATCCTCTGGTGGAAGCAAACCCATCACAACGCGAACCAATCAAAATGGCACAGGTCCGCCGCCAAGTAATGGTTTGTTAAAATCCACGCCTAGCAGTACGGATGATATGGATTCGGCACTATTAAAATCACCAAGCGACTCCACACCGTCAGCTGGACTATTTGGCAAATTCGATGGCTTCACTCTGCGACCGCTGAACGATGCATCGTCACCAGCGAGCAACTACAGCGGACCGAATGTGGCCTTTGTGCAGCCCACTGTGCAGCAGGATGGACCGCAGCGGATGGCCCCACCACCGCCAGTAGTAAAGCCGGGAACGGCTCCCATTCATCCGCCATCCCCGAAACCAGAAGCCACTTGGGTGAGACCAGCGCCTGCTTTGCCACCACCCAATCCCGGCTCAACGGCTCGTCCCATTATCTCACCGCCCAAACTGGATTCTAGTACATTAACCATGGTGCCACTCAAGGACAGCACAGAAGATCTCTCGCCCAGTCGATCTGCTCCTCCAGTTCCTCTACACGCTGATCCCAAGCTAAATGTTAAACGAGATGGTACCATACGTCGCTTTGCTTCGTTTCTGAAGAAGGAGGAGAAACCGCCACTAAAAGAGAAGACCTACATCGATCGGGAGCGGCTGCGAACCCTGGAAATTTCCGCCCCTATGCCTGTGCCCGCTGCTCCCCAAGCTGAATCGtccaattccgattcggaGACCACTCCCCGTGAAGAGGAAACCCAGAATCTGGTAAAACGCGCACAATCCATGCGTTCGCCCACCAAAAAGACTCCACTACAGAGTTTTGGATCCATGCGCTCTCCACCGGGACTGCCACGCCCGAAGAGTGGCCAGGTGAATAGCAATGGCGCCTCGAGACCCAAGTCGCCACCTCCAAGGCCACCACCAGTGGTGGTCAAGAAAACAAACTCCATCAGTTCATCGGGCTATCAGAGGCCGGTTTCCACTGCCCAGAGATCTGTGGAGAATACCTATGACGATTGCGAATTTGTGGAGAATGAAGTGCGAGCCTCGAACGACGACATTTACTCCGTAATTGATGAGATTCCGCCAGCGGCACAGACCCTCAAGCGGAGCGATTTGGTGGCCAACAGGGCGAGTAATGGCAGCGATATGGGATTGCTGAATGAAATAGTGAATGAACTAGAAAAGATCAACGGGGATTCCATATACTCAGGAAAGCccgttgctgcagcagcatcagcagctcAACCACCACCCGCAGATCCCCCAAAAAGTCCACAGCGTCCTGCTCCACCGAAGCCAGCGAGCAGTGTGCTGGAGGAAAAGGCAGCTAA
Protein-coding sequences here:
- the LOC6728067 gene encoding disintegrin and metalloproteinase domain-containing protein 12, which translates into the protein MLHLHLFLLPLLLLNTCLQQHILQPAEATAFHQSEGEKPKAHPVLDEFSTYTVIRPQVEHGRTKRSLLTTLDATDGLHTPQISLSYTHEGKRVVVDLQRNDLLLPDSHFLRYQNASRGATPGHVVTTFTKTEVDLCHYQGHIRGKPESVVALSTCDGALDGIVIDGRETYFIHPHVDGRGRLQDDHYLLRQTDMHPTNATCGYDNHRDDHSHDYEKADEDNGLGGGIPSLPLRLDGGEFSRTLLRKRRQADDSSQLIRGPYNANKYSSYVELVIVVDNKVYKNFQENTKKVHQYCKGIANIINALYVPLNIFVALVGVVIWNESNEIEFSSDGDVTLRNFLNYRSTKLVLEHPNDNAQLLTKENFSGGVVGKALKGPICTYEFSGGVSMQHSPNPAMVATTMAHEMGHNFGMEHDTSDCHCRDEKCVMAASSTSFIPVNWSSCSIDQLTIAFSRGMNYCLRNKPERLFESPTCGNGFVEPGEQCDCGLPEHCENACCNAHTCMLHSKNATCATGECCDLTTCRPKLAGSACREAENECDLPEYCTGESEYCPTDVFRRDTEPCDGGQAYCFHGTCRSHSNQCRILWGPTGDNSEHCYNKNTEGSRLGNCGYNRLNKTFLSCEEQHVNCGMLHCIHLNERLEFGMESAAVLSHSYISHDRKIVACRTALVDLGLQTTDPGLTPNGAKCGVDKMCVDQRCLPVATVRQTGMGKPCPEDCNGNGICNSRGHCHCDVGFGGESCSKAGSGGSPDSGPATDPNGSVGFKRFLYVLFFFVLPVVALFWFLYHCYKNGMLTRGKLADNILKSSGGSKPITTRTNQNGTGPPPSNGLLKSTPSSTDDMDSALLKSPSDSTPSAGLFGKFDGFTLRPLNDASSPASNYSGPNVAFVQPTVQQDGPQRMAPPPPVVKPGTAPIHPPSPKPEATWVRPAPALPPPNPGSTARPIISPPKLDSSTLTMVPLKDSTEDLSPSRSAPPVPLHADPKLNVKRDGTIRRFASFLKKEEKPPLKEKTYIDRERLRTLEISAPMPVPAAPQAESSNSDSETTPREEETQNLVKRAQSMRSPTKKTPLQSFGSMRSPPGLPRPKSGQVNSNGASRPKSPPPRPPPVVVKKTNSISSSGYQRPVSTAQRSVENTYDDCEFVENEVRASNDDIYSVIDEIPPAAQTLKRSDLVANRASNGSDMGLLNEIVNELEKINGDSIYSGKPVAAAASAAQPPPADPPKSPQRPAPPKPASSVLEEKAANASASTYHRPPPANAPVARVKPTVADKSQAQTQPSMSSFKPAAAGGNGGQSQPAPVVQLAKRSSSGSMSGVANSARPKSFMKSTTKTLPNGTAGASATAPSATIQKPKPLSAKPSFSGGGAGGVLGKRANGGAAPTPPTVKAATLAVANKSSIASLAQRFEQSK